One window from the genome of Brachyspira hampsonii encodes:
- a CDS encoding thermonuclease family protein — MRTSNKKSEKIIKTFIYTIIIIFVLIFIIKTSKLKESKDLIIDSKSIISMIENNKTSIIYDYIKNRDRVYVLYDENDEDKKYISKYFPSIKFIGKFKLIFYSLFFKNNIIVYVSDDKLIDKFRFFKIHYIHVVLDINDINSEEYLTLKDSNNIKLFLSITNKDFREIDTNNINPKYLVSLDKYFIKVSDGDTIRYKDNYYRFIGVDAPELKQNYGSNVKAYIEKKINNASNVSMLVGSYDSFDRILCHLFIDEVPLAYYMIKDKQAKETIMKYGDNGFVNIASNIVYLSKFQGRRPFTDPARFRAENR, encoded by the coding sequence ATGCGAACTTCTAATAAAAAAAGTGAAAAAATTATAAAGACTTTTATTTATACTATAATAATAATATTTGTTTTGATTTTTATTATAAAAACTTCTAAACTTAAAGAAAGCAAAGATCTAATTATAGACTCTAAATCGATAATAAGCATGATAGAAAATAATAAAACTTCTATTATTTATGATTATATAAAAAACAGGGATAGAGTTTATGTATTGTATGATGAAAATGATGAAGATAAAAAATATATAAGCAAATATTTTCCAAGTATAAAATTTATTGGTAAGTTTAAACTAATTTTTTATAGTTTATTTTTTAAGAATAATATTATTGTTTATGTTAGTGATGATAAGCTAATTGATAAATTTAGATTTTTTAAAATTCATTATATACATGTGGTTTTGGATATTAATGATATAAATAGCGAAGAATATTTAACTCTAAAAGATAGTAATAATATAAAACTCTTTCTCTCTATCACAAATAAAGACTTTAGAGAAATAGATACTAATAATATTAATCCAAAGTATTTAGTTTCTTTGGACAAGTATTTTATAAAAGTATCAGACGGAGATACTATAAGATATAAAGATAATTATTATAGATTTATAGGAGTTGATGCCCCAGAATTAAAGCAGAATTATGGAAGCAATGTTAAAGCATATATTGAAAAGAAAATTAATAATGCTTCAAATGTTAGTATGCTCGTAGGCTCTTATGATTCTTTTGATCGTATATTATGTCATTTGTTTATAGATGAAGTACCATTAGCATATTATATGATTAAAGATAAGCAGGCAAAAGAAACTATAATGAAATACGGAGATAACGGCTTTGTAAATATAGCAAGCAATATAGTTTATTTATCAAAGTTTCAAGGCAGGCGTCCATTTACAGATCCTGCTAGATTTAGAGCTGAAAATAGATAA
- a CDS encoding glycoside hydrolase family 32 protein: MKSISKKIISVIFIVLAIIVTGILIYNNKMFNKKNFNADLRPKYHFTPESNWLNDPNGLCYYNGSFHLYYQYNPFAPCWGAIHWGHATSKDMLNWKYEDIALKYDNEYDKDGCFSGSAIEKDGKLHIFYTGVQYHKIKYNEYNIPIQEDPNGFTPSQIHAVSEDGGYSFKKILPPLITSADNNQMRDPKVFKTKEGFYRMVIGNSEDYKNGSILFYKSEDINKWEFEGKWTSDKFGWGWECPDFFDLNKNDVLIFSPMGAGSKEYPNIAMYLMGQMDFSNFNFNITASGLLDEAFEMYAPQTFNYYDEKKQRERRIMIGWIRMSKPFDNNNFCGMMTIPRECFMENGIFKTYPIEEFNSKRKGRLKDLKNTKNLYDIEFKIKDNFNMTLFADSSKKGLYLNYDKNNTILTIDRKDVKFEGISGAEKIEIKIDLSSDIRIIADVSVLEIFINKGEKSCSFTVYPLGENIFIENDKDINIYNVY, from the coding sequence ATGAAATCAATCAGCAAAAAAATAATATCAGTTATTTTTATAGTATTGGCAATAATTGTAACCGGTATTTTAATTTATAATAATAAAATGTTTAATAAAAAAAATTTTAATGCAGACCTAAGACCAAAATACCATTTCACACCAGAGTCAAACTGGCTTAATGATCCTAACGGGCTATGCTATTATAACGGCTCATTTCATTTATATTATCAATATAATCCTTTTGCTCCTTGCTGGGGTGCTATACATTGGGGACATGCTACAAGTAAGGATATGTTAAATTGGAAGTATGAAGATATAGCATTAAAATATGATAATGAATATGATAAGGACGGATGTTTCTCCGGAAGTGCAATAGAAAAAGATGGTAAGCTTCATATATTTTATACAGGAGTTCAATATCATAAAATAAAATATAATGAATATAATATTCCTATTCAGGAAGACCCTAACGGATTTACTCCTTCTCAAATACATGCTGTTTCAGAAGATGGCGGATATTCATTTAAAAAAATACTTCCTCCTTTAATAACCTCTGCTGATAATAATCAAATGAGAGATCCTAAAGTTTTTAAGACTAAAGAAGGTTTTTATAGAATGGTTATTGGAAATAGTGAAGATTATAAAAACGGAAGTATTTTATTTTATAAAAGTGAGGATATTAATAAATGGGAATTTGAAGGAAAATGGACTAGTGATAAATTCGGCTGGGGATGGGAATGTCCTGATTTTTTTGACTTAAATAAAAATGATGTTTTAATCTTCTCGCCTATGGGTGCTGGAAGTAAAGAATATCCTAATATTGCAATGTATTTGATGGGACAAATGGATTTTAGTAATTTTAATTTTAATATAACAGCTAGCGGATTACTGGACGAAGCATTTGAAATGTATGCACCGCAAACTTTTAATTATTATGATGAAAAAAAACAAAGAGAGAGAAGAATTATGATAGGCTGGATAAGAATGTCAAAGCCTTTTGATAATAATAATTTCTGCGGAATGATGACTATACCTAGAGAATGCTTTATGGAAAATGGAATATTTAAAACTTATCCTATAGAAGAATTTAACAGCAAAAGAAAAGGAAGATTAAAAGATTTAAAAAATACTAAAAATCTTTATGATATTGAGTTTAAAATAAAAGATAATTTTAATATGACATTATTTGCTGACAGCAGTAAAAAAGGACTTTATTTAAATTATGATAAGAATAACACTATATTAACCATAGATAGAAAAGATGTAAAATTTGAAGGAATATCAGGAGCTGAAAAAATAGAGATAAAAATAGATTTATCATCTGATATTAGAATAATAGCTGATGTATCTGTTTTAGAAATATTCATTAATAAAGGTGAAAAATCATGTTCATTTACTGTTTATCCTTTGGGAGAAAATATTTTTATTGAGAATGATAAAGATATAAATATATACAATGTATACTAA